TCTTGCCGGACTTGTCACCCTTGTTGGCGTGCCCCTTGAACGTGCGCGTGGGAGAAAACTCGCCCAGCTTGTGGCCCACCATGTTCTCGGTGATGTAGACGGGGATGAACTTCTTGCCATTGTGCACGGCCAGCGTGTGCCCGACGAATTCCGGCAGGATCGTCGAGCGGCGCGACCAGGTGCGGATCACCTTCTTCTCGTTCTTCGCGTTCAGCTGCGCGATCTTCTCGAGCAGATGGCCGTCGGTGAACGGCCCTTTTTTCAGTGAACGGCTCATCGTGCCTCTGCCTCTTTCCCGTTACTTGCCCTTCGACCGCGGCGTCACGATGAAGCGGTCGGTCCGTTTGTTGTTCCGCGTCTTGTAGCCGCGCGTCGGCTGGCCCCACGGCGTCACCGGATGGCGTCCGCCCGAGGTGCGGCCCTCGCCGCCGCCGTGCGGGTGGTCGATGGGGTTCATCGACACGCCGCGGTTGTGCGGCCGCCGGCCGAGCCAGCGCGTGCGGCCCGCCTTGCCGAGCGATTCGTTCTCGTGATCCAGGTTGCCCACCTGGCCCACGGTCGCGTAGCAGTTGGACGGCACGCGGCGCACTTCGCCGCTGGGCAGCTTCACCAGCGCGGCGCCGCCTTCCTTGGAAACCAGCTGGGCCGCCGCGCCGGCCGAGCGCACCATCTGGCCGCCCTTGCCGGGGCGCAGCTCGATGTTGTGGATCGTCGTGCCCGCCGGAATGTTCTCGAGCGGCAGCGCGTTGCCGGGGCGGATATCAGCCTCGGGACCGCTGACGACGGTCTGTCCCACTTCCAGCCCCACAGGCGCCAGGATGTAGCGCTTCTCGCCGTCCGCGTAGTGCAGCAGGGCGATGCGGGCCGAGCGGTTGGGGTCGTACTCGATGGCGGCCACGCGCGCCGGCACGCCGGTCTTGTCCCGGCGGAAATCGATGATGCGGTACAGCTTCTTGTGGCCGCCCCCGCGGAACCGGATGGTGATCTGGCCCTTGTTGTTGCGGCCGCCCGACTTGGCCTTGCCCTCGACAAGGCTCTTCTCGGGGCGGTCCTTCGTGATTTCATCGCGCGTGACGACGGTCATGAACCGCCGCGACGGCGTCACCGGCTTGAACGACTTGATCGGCATCCAGGGCCTCCCTTACAGCTCCGCGAACTCGGGCATCTTCTCGCCCGGCTTCAGGCGGACATACGCTTTCTTCCAGTCCGAGGTGTAGCCAGCGTAGCGGCCGCGCCGCCGCAGCTTGCCTTCGAACGTGGCCGTGCGGACGTCCTGCACCTTCACCTTGAACAGTTTCTCGACGGCGTTGCGGATGTCGGTCTTGGTGGCGTCCAGCTTCACCTGGAAGCACAGCGTCCGCTCGGCGTCTTTCTTGCCCACGGCCTTTTCCGTGATGATCGGGCGGAGGATCACATCATAGAGGTTCATTGCGCCAACGCCTCCGACAGCTTCTTCGCGGCTGCCTCGCTGAGCAGAACAGTCTTGTGAGCCAGCAGGTCGTAAGTGGTGACGTCCCGCGTGGCCACCAGCTTGACGCCGGGCAGGTTGCGGCTGCCAAGCTCCAGATTCCGGTTGGCTTCCGCCGTGTTGACCAGCAGCACGCTGCGCTGCGCTTCCAGCTTGCGCAGGACCTCGGCCATCGTCCGCGTCTTGTGATCAGCCAGCGTCCAGCCGCTGACGACTTTCAGCTCGCCGTCGCGGAGCTTCGCCGTCAGGGCGGAGCGCAGCGCGCCGAGCACCATCTTGCGGTTCAGCCGGTAGGAATAATCCCGGGGCACGGGTCCGTGGATCGTGCCGCCGTGGCGCCACAGCGGCGAGCGGATGGAGCCCATGCGCGCCCGCCCGGTGCCTTTCTGCCGCCACAGCTTCTTGCCGGAGCCGGCCACTTCGCCGCGCACTTTCGTCTTGGCCGTGCCGCTGCGCTGGCAGGCCAGGTAGTGGCGGACGCTCTCGTACAGCAGGTGCTCGTTGACGGGCGCGTTGAACACCGCGTCGGACAGCTCGAGCTCGCCCACCTTGTTGTTGTTCAGATCGAAGACGTCAACCTTGGCCATGGCTGTCTTACCTCTTGGCGCGGCGCACGATGACGTAGCCGCCGTTGGGTCCGGGCACGGCGCCCTTGACCATCAGGACATGATCCTCGGGATCGACGTCGATCACCTCGAGGTTGCGCACCGTCACCTGCGCGTGCCCCATGTGGCCGCCCATGCGGGTGCCGGGGAAAACGCGCGACGGGAAGCTCGACGCGCCGATCGAACCGGGGGCGCGGTGGAACATCGAGCCGTGGGTGGCGTCGCCGCCGCCGAAGCCATGCCGCCGGACCACGCCGGCGAAGCCCCGGCCCTTGCTGATGCCGGTGACGTCCACCTTCTCCTTCGGCTTGAACTGGTCCACCAGCACGCGGTCGCCGGGCTTGAGATCGGCGCCGCCCTTCAGCCGGAACTCGCGCAGGAAGCGCGCGCCGCCTTCGATGCCGGCCTTCTTCAGGTGGCCGGCCATCGGCTTGTTGGGCTTGCGGGTCTTCTCGATCAGGGCGAGCTGCACGGCGTCATATCCGTCGCGCGCGGGCGTCTTGCGCTGCACGACGACGCACGGGCCCGCCTTCAGCAGGGTCACGGGCACGACCTGGCCGTCGGGCCGGAACACCTGGGTCATCCCAATCTTCTTGCCGATGATTCCTGGGCTCATATCCCTCAATTCCTTCACTGCTCGCCTCCCCGGCTTCGGCCGCCGGGGGGTTCAATCCGGCAATCGCCGCCCGTCCGCGATGCGGCGGGCGCGCCGCTCAGTTGGCCCCCTTGTGGTAGGCCTTGATCTCCACGTCGACGCCCGCAGGCAGATCGAGCTGGCTCAGGGCGTCCACGGTGTCCTGGGTCGGATCGAGAATGTCGATCAGCCGCTTGTGAGTGCGGATCTCGAACTGCTCGCGCGACTTCTTGTCGACGTGCGGCGAGCGGTTCACCGTGTAGACGCTCCGCTGAGTGGGCAGCGGGATGGGGCCGGCGACGCGCGCGCCCGCGCGTTTGGCCGTCTCCACAATCTCCGACGTGCTCTGATCGAGCAGCCGGTGGTCGTACGCCTTGAGCCTGATTCGGATTCGCTTGGTCAGCATTGCCTTCCCATTCCTGCCGGGGCGCGGCCGCAGCCGCGCCCGGCTTTGGCTGCTACTCGATGATCTCGGTCACCGTGCCGGCGCCGACGGTGCGGCCGCCTTCGCGGATGGCGAAGCGCAGCCCCTTGTCCATCGCCACCGGCGTGATCAGTTCCACCTCGAGCGACACGTTGTCGCCCGGCATCACCATCTGCACGCCTTCCGGCAGCTTCACCACGCCCGTCACGTCCGTCGTCCGGAAGTAAAACTGCGGCCGGTAGCCCGTGAAGAACGGCGTGTGCCGCCCGCCCTCTTCCTTCGACAAAACGTACACCTCGCCCTTGAACTTCGTGTGCGGCGTGATCGAGCCCGGCTTGGCCAGCACCTGCCCGCGCTCCACTTCGTCCTTCTCCACCCCGCGCAGCAGCAGCCCGACGTTGTCCCCAGCCATGCCCTCGTCGAGCAGCTTCTTGAACATCTCCACCCCCGTCACCACCGTCTTCCGCGTCTCCCGGAAGCCGACGATCTCCACTTCCTCGCCCACCTTGATCTTGCCCTTCTCGATCCGGCCCGTCACCACCGTGCCGCGCCCCTGGATCGAGAAAATGTCCTCGATCGGCATCAGAAACGGCTTGTCCACGTCCCGCTGCGGCAGCGGGATGTAGTTGTCCACCGCCTCCATCAGCGCGTCAATCTGCTTCTCCGCCTCCGGATCCCCGTTCAGCGCATTCAGCGCGCTCACCCGCACGATCGGCACCTCGTCGCCAGGGAAACCGTAGCTCTTCAGCAGATCCCGCAGCTCCAGCTCCACCAGCTCCAGCAGCTCCGGATCGTCCATCATGTCCACCTTGTTCAGCGCCACCACAATGTAGGGCACCCCCACCTGCCGCGCCAGCAGCACGTGCTCCCGCGTCTGCGGCATCGGCCCGTCCGGCGCCGCCACCACCAGAATCGCCCCGTCCATCTGCGCCGCGCCCGTGATCATGTTCTTGATGTAGTCGGCGTGACCCGGGCAGTCGACGTGCGCATAGTGCCGGTTCGCCGTCTCGTATTCCACGTGCGCCACCGCAATCGTGATGCCCCGCGCCTTCTCCTCCGGCGCGTTGTCGATCGAATCAAAGCTCCGGAACTGCACCTTCGGATTGTGCTTCGACAGCACCTTCGTGATCGCCGCCGTCAGCGTCGTCTTGCCGTGATCGATGTGCCCGATCGTCCCAATGTTGACGTGCGGCTTGCTGCGGTCAAATTTCTCTTTCGCCATGAGCTGTTTCTTCTCCTGTCCGAATCAGTCGAACGCGGCTCGGAAGCCTCCTGTCCTTACCGGGAAACCTTGCCCTGCATCCGGCTGATCACTTCTTCAGTGACCGACGCCGGCGCCTCCTCGTACCGGCCGAAGTGCATCGTGAAGCTGCCGCGGCCCTGCGTGCGCGACCGCAATTCGGTCGCGTAGCCGAACATCTCCGACAGCGGCACCATCGCCCGGATGATCTGCGTGCCGCCCTTCATCTCCACGCCCTCGAGACGGCCGCGGCGGCTGATCAGGTCGCCGTTGACGGCGCCCATGTACTCGTCGGGCACCACCACTTCGACCTTCATCACCGGCTCGAGCAGCACCGGCTTGGCCTTCTGCGCGGCGTCCTTCAGGGCCATCGAGCCGGCGATCTTGAACGCCATTTCCGAGGAGTCCACCTCGTGATAGCTGCCGTCGTAGAGGGTGACCTTGAGGCCCGTCATCGGATAGCCGGCCAGAACGCCGCCTTCCATGGCCTCGACGATGCCCTTCTCCGCGGCGGGAATGTATTCCTTCGGAACCACGCCGCCCACGATCGCGTTGACGAACTCGTATTCCTTGTCCGCGATCGGCTCGACGCGGATCTTCACGTGGCCGTACTGGCCGCGGCCGCCCGTCTGCCGCACGAAGCGGCCTTCGCCCTCGGCGGCGCGGTTGATCGTTTCGCGATACGCCACCTGCGGCTTGCCGACATTGGCGCCGACGCCGAACTCGCGCTGCAGGCGGTCGACGATGATCTCCAGGTGCAGCTCGCCCATGCCGGAAAGGATCGTCTGGCCCGTTTCCGGATCGGTGTTGACCCGCAGCGTCGGGTCCTCGGCCACCAGCTTGGCGATGGCCATGCCGAGCTTTTCCTGGTCGGCCTTCGTCTTCGGTTCGATGGCGAGCTGGATGACGGGCGCCGCGAAGTCGATCGCCTCAAGCAGGATCGGGTGCGCTTCGTCGCAGATCGTGTCGCTGGTGGTGACCGTCTTCAGCCCGACGCAGGCGGCGATGTCGCCGGCGCGGATCTCCTGGATCTCCTCGCGCTTGTTGGCGTGCATCCGCAGCAGGCGGCCGATGCGCTCTTTCTTGTTCTTGGAGACGTTGAGCACCGTGTCGCCGTTCTTCAGCACGCCCGAGTAGACGCGGATGAAGGCCAGCTGGCCGACGTAGGGGTCGGTCATGATCTTGAACACGAGAGCCGAGAACGGCTCGTCATCGCTCGCCTTGCGCTCCAGCTCGCGGGAGGGATCGGCCGGATCGGTGCCGCGCACGGCGGCGATGTCGACCGGCGACGGCAGCAGGTCCACGACGGCGTCGAGCAGGTTCTGCACGCCCTTGTTCTTGAACGCCGACCCGCAGACGACGGGGAAGATTTTCAGGTCGCAGGTGCCCTTGCGGAGACCCTGCAGAATCTCTTCTTCGGTCAGCTCCTCGCCGTTGAGATACTTCTCCATCAGATGGTCGTCGCATTCCGCAGCGGCTTCCACCATCTTTTCGCGGTACTCTTTGGCCTTGTCGAGCAGCGCGGCGGGGATGTCGACGTCGTCATAAGCGGCGCCGAGCGTTTCGTCGCGCCAGATACGGGCCTTCATCTTCACCAGATCGACGACGCCCTTGAACTGATCCTCTGCGCCCACGGGGATCTGGATCGGCACCGGGCGAGCCTGCAGCTTCTCGACGATCGTGTCGACGGCGTGGAAGAAGTCCGCGCCTACGCGGTCCATCTTGTTGATGAAGCAGATGCGCGGAACCGAGTATTTGTCGGCCTGGCGCCAGACGGTTTCCGACTGCGGCTGCACGCCGGCGACCGCGTCGAACACGGCCACCGCGCCGTCCAGCACGCGCAGCGAGCGCTCGACTTCCGCGGTGAAATCAACGTGGCCCGGCGTGTCGATGATGTTGATCTGGCAGTCGCGCCACTGGCAGAAGGTCGCAGCCGAGGTGATGGTGATGCCGCGTTCCTGCTCCTGCACCATCCAGTCCATCGTCGCCGTGCCTTCATGCACCTCGCCGATCTTGTAGGTCCGGCCGGTGTAGTAGAGGATGCGCTCGGTGGTCGTGGTCTTGCCGGCATCGATGTGGGCCATGATGCCGATGTTTCTCATCTTCTCGATTGCGATGGTGCGGGGCATATCAGTCGTCGCAGGCGCGGCGGCTCAGCTCGGTTTCTCCTTTTACCAGCGGTAGTGAGCGAAAGCCTTGTTGGCTTCCGCCATGCGGTGCACGTCGTCCTTCTTCTTGATGGCGGCGCCGCGGAGGTTGGCGGCGTCCATCAGTTCGTTGGCCAGCTTCTCGGCCATGCTCTTCTCGGCGCGGGCGCGGGCGCCGTTCAGAATCCAGCGGATGGCGAGCGAAGTGCGCCGATTGGCGGGCACCTCGACCGGCACCTGGTAGTTGGCGCCGCCCACGCGGCGGGTCTTAACCTCCACGAGCGGCTTGCAGTTTTCGACAGCCTTCTTGAACAGCTTCAGCGGATCGTCGCCGGTGCGCTCGCGGATGGTGTCCATCGCGGTGTAGAAGATGCGCTGGGAGACGGTCTTCTTGCCGTCCCACATCATGGAGTTGATGAACTTCTCCGCCAGCGTCGAGTTGTAGACGCTGTCCGGCGGGATCTGGCGGACTTCCGCGCGTCGTCTGCGGGCCATTCTCTCAGACTCCTTCCACTACTTCTTCGCGGGCGCGCCGGCCTTCGGCCGCTTGGCGCCGTACTTGGAACGCCCCTGCATGCGGCCGCTGACGCCGGCGGCGTCCAGCGCTCCACGGATGACGTGGTAGCGCACGCCGGGCAGGTCCTTCACACGGCCGCCGCGGATCAGAACAATCGAGTGCTCCTGCAGGTTGTGGCCGACGCCCGGGATGTAGGTCGTGACCTCGATCCCGTTGGTCAGCCGCACGCGCGCCACCTTGCGGAGCGCCGAGTTCGGCTTCTTGGGCGTGGTGGTGTAAACGCGGGTGCACACGCCGCGCTTCTGCGGGCAGGCCTGCAGGGCAGGGCTGGCCGTCTTGTAGCGCGGCGGCTTCCTTCCCTTGCGAACGAGCTGGTTGAATGTCGGCACGTACGTTCCTCGGAAAACTGTTTCAACCCGAACCTGCCGCCGGCCGCGCGTCTCCGTCGGGCGGCCACAGCCTGGCGCCTTCCGGCGCGCCGCTCCGGCAGCATTCCATCAAAACCGTGTGTTTGGCTCAGAGCGCGGCAGGTCTCAGCCTGGCCAGCGCTGCATCAGCAAAAGAGGGCCTTCTTCGGACACGCCCATGCTCCGCTCAGCGTGAATCTGAGGGAACCTCGGGGCGGGCCCCTGGTCGGCTTTCCTTCAGGCCGGCGTTCCGGCCTTGGAAAGGGTCACCAGGAGCGGAACAGAGCACTCCTCAAACTCTTTCAAGATAGCGAAGCCGCGGGAAACTTGTCAACTTCCCCTGGAAGAAGCCCTTTCCCAGGGCCACTGCGTCCGCCAGACAGCCGGCGGGGCTGCCCCGGCCTCCCGTCCAGACCAATCGGAAGGCCTGTGCGGACGGGCTCTCCAAACCTGGGACGCAGCAGAAATCGCCCTCCGCACGCGCCGCTGGCAACCTCTGTTCAGGAGCGGCCGGGATTCCCGGGCCTGCCGGAGGGCGATTGTTCCTGCCGTTCCGGATCGGCCGCCCGGTTACGGCATCAGCCGGGACTCCGCTGCTCTCCGGGAACCTGGCCCCCGGCCTCTGGCCCGCGTTCGGCGTAGCGGATGCGGCCGCCCCGCTACTCGGCCACGGCGGCTTTCACAATTCCGTCCAGCAGGGGGAAATTCGCCTCCAGATAGCGGTTGCCGTAGATGCGGATCTGGCCCTGGTGAGGCTGTTCGCCATAGCCCGGGTAGATGGAATCCACCACTTCCATGCCTTCGACAACCTCTCCGAACGGAGCGAAGCCCTGCCGGTCCAGAAACGTGTTGTCACCCAGATTGATGAAAAGTTGCGTGGTCCGCGTGTTCGGCCCAGCGGTGGCGAACGTGAGGCGGCCGCGGCGGTTGGACTCCTTCACGGGATCGTCGGCGATGGGCTTCGAGCCGAGCCGGGCCGTCATTTCCGGGTCGGCGGCCAGGCCGAACTGGACGACGAAATTCGGCACCACCCGGAAGAACTTGGCCCCGTCGTAAAAGCCTGCTTCGACGAGCGAGCGGAACTGCGCGGCGCCGAGAGGCGCCCAGTCGGGATGCACCTCGACGACAAAATCGCCCTTGCTTGTTTCAAACTTGACGCGGAACGGTTGTGACATGGATGCCTTCATTGTCGCATGGCTGCGGGTACAAGCCCGGGACCGGGCGATCTTTTATTCTGAAATGTTGTGCCTCCCTGGATTCCGAAATCCATTCAGTGTCTCCGTGAGTATTCGTGGAAGCTGTTCGCCGCCGATGCAGTGGCGGGCGTGACGGTGGGGCTGGTCGCCTTGCCGCTGGGCATGGCGTTCGCCATCGCCTCGGGCCTGAAGCCGGAGGCGGGCATCTATTGCGCCATCGTCACCGGCTTTGTCATCGCTCTGCTGGGCGGTTCCAGGACTCAGGTCAGCGGCCCGACGGGCGCATTTGTGGTGGTCGTTGCGGGCATTGTCAGCCAGTACGGCGTCAACGGCCTGTATATGTGCACGATGATGGCCGGGGTGCTGCTGGTCATCATGGGCCTCACCGGACTGGGCTCGGCGGTCAAGTTCATCCCGCGGCCGATTGTGATCGGCTTTACGAACGGAATCGCGGTCCTGATCGCCAGCACGCAGATCCGCGACTTTTTCGGCCTGAGGATCCGCGAGGTGCCAGGGGAGTTTCTGGAGCGCATGGAAGCCCTGGCGGCGCACGCCTCCACCTTCTCGCCGCTGGAGACGGCCGTCGGCGCGGCTTCTCTGGTGGTGATCGTCCTGTTCACGAAATTCCTTCCACGCGTGCCCGGCACGATCGTGGCCCTGGTCGGCTCCACGTGCGCAGTAGCGTTGCTCGAGCTCGATGTGCAGACCGTTGGAACCCGTTTCGGCGGCATTCCGGCCGGACTTCCGCACATTCACGTGCCCGAATTCCAGCCTCGCATGGTGCTGAAACTGTTGAGCCCCGCCCTCACGGTGGCCGTTCTCGGCGCGATTGAAAGCCTGCTGAGCGCCGTGGTGGCCGACCGCATGACGCGCGACCGTCACAACCCGAACACGGAGCTGTTCGCCCAGGGAGTGGGCAACATTCTCTCGCCCGTCTTCGGCGGTCTGCCCGCCACCGGGGCGATTGCGCGGACGGCGACCAACATCCGCAGCGGCGCCCGGACGCCGGTGGCGGCGATGATTCACTCCCTGACTTTGCTGGCGGTTCTGCTCGTGGCGGCGCCGCTGGCGAAGAACATCCCGCTGGCGGCGCTCGCGGCCATCCTCTTCGTGGTCGCCTACAACATGGGCGAGTGGCGGGAGATCCCGGACATTCTCAGGCTGGGCAAGCGGGACGCTTCCGTATGGGCGCTGACGTTCCTGCTGACGGTCTTCGCCGACCTGACCGTGGCGGTCGAATTCGGCATGATCCTGGCGGCGCTGGTCTTTATCAGCCGGGTCGCCCTGACGACCACGGTGAGCCGCGTGACGGACGAGTATCTGGCCGAGGGCTGGCGGCACATCCTCCAGGACAAGCACATCCCGCCGTACGTGGCGGTTTTCCGCATCCATGGACCGTTTCTTTTCGGGAGCACGGACAAACTGGATGTGATTGAAGAGCAGCTCGACACTCTTCCACCCATCGTGATCCTGCGCCTGCGCAACATGACGGCCATTGATGCGACCGGGCTTCACGCCCTGGAGATGCTGGCCGACCGCCTGCATGCATCCGGACGGACGCTGATTCTGTGCGGGGCGCCCTGGCAGCCATCGCGGCTGCTGGAGCGGGCAGAATTCCAGCGCCATGTGGGCGAGGCCAACATCTGCGGGAGCATCGAGGAGGCCCTGGCGCGCGCCGCTACATTGTACGAGGAGATGCGTGCGGCGAAGCCGGCGGAATCCTGACGGGCGCGGGGCAGCACAGCTGATGGCAGGGCTCGGCCCAGGCGAAGTCCCGGCGGCGCTCTTCCACCAGCTCCACGATCATGCGGATGAAACGCGGATGCGTGCCCGCCGTGCCCGCCCGGAACATTTTCAGGCCGATCTGTGCGGCGTGCTGCTGCGCCTCGCAGTCGAGGTCGTACAGGACCTCCATGTGATCGCTGATGAAGCCGATCGGCGCGACAACCACGGCTTCCGCCCCGGCGGCCCGCGTTTCGTCCAAAGCTTCAAGAATGTCGGGTCCCAGCCAGGGCTGATGCGGCGGTCCGCTCCGGCTCTGGTACACGAGCCTGTACTGGCTGACGCCTGCCGCCTCCGCCACAAGCCGCGCCGTCTCTTCCAGCTGCTCCACGTAACGCGACGTGCGGGCCATCTCGAGCGGAATCGAGTGGGCCGTGAACAGCACGGGCGCGGGTCCGGCGAGCGCCAACTGTTCACGGAGCCGATCGGCGTTGACCTCGATAAAGCCGGGATGGTTGTGAAAGTGCCGGATCTTGTCGCACTGCGGCGCCAGCGGACCGGCGGCGGCGCGGGCGCGTTCGATGTCCTCGAGATATTGGCGGCAGGCGGAATAGGAACTGTAAGCGGAGGTGACGAACACCAGCGCGCGTTCGACGCCGTCCTCCATCATCCGCCGCATCGTGTCCTCGATGAACGGATGCCAGTTGCGGTTGCCCCAGTAGATAGGCAGGTCCAGATGCGGCCGCAGCGCGCTGATCAGGGCGCGGCACTGGTCGTTAATCGGGCTGCGCCCGCCGAAGTGGTAGTAGTGTCCGGCGACTTCCTCCAGCCGCGCCCGCGGGATGTTGCGCCCGCGCGTCACGCGCTCGAGAAACGGCATCACGTCCTCGGGCTTCTCGGGCCCGCCGAAACTGAGCAGCAGAAAGGCGTCGTATTGCGGCATTGGCTACTGACTAGGATGCACGCGGGCGGCGGCGCGGCGCACGCCTATGAGAGAATTCAGGGAAAACGATGCAGAGAAGGGAACTCTTCAGAGGGGCGCCGTTGTTGCTGATGGTGCGGCATGCGCGGGCTTCCAGCCTGGCCGGATACGAACAGACGGCGCGGCGGATCATCGATGCAGCGCTGGCCGACAACGGCGGCTGGGCCAAGCTCGAATACTTCTGCGACCGGATCGGCCACCGGCTGTCCGGATCGAAGGCGCTGGAGCGGGCGATCGAATGGGCCGCGGGCGAGATGCGCCGGGAAGGGCTCGAAAACGTTGCAACGCCCGCCGTGCAGGTGCCCGTGTGGGTGCGCGGCGAGGAGAGCGCGTGGATGGTGGAGCCGCGCGAGGCGCGGCTGGCCATGCTCGGCCTCGGCGGCAGCGTGGGCACGCCCGCCGAGGGCATCACAGCCGAGGCTGTGTGCGTCGAGAATTTCGAGGAACTCGAGAAGCTGGGCGCGGAGAAGGTGCGCGGCAGGGTGGTCGTGTACAACCAGCCCTGGCGCGGGTATCGCGATACCGTGGTTTACCGCAGCCAGGGGGCGTCGCGCGCGGCGCGGCTGGGCGCGCGCGCCGTGCTGCTGCGCAGCGTGACGCCCGCGGGCCTGCGCACGCCTCACACGGGCGCGCTGAACTATTCTGCCGACGCCCCGAAGATTCCCGCCGCGGCCATCAGCATCGAGGACGCGCTGATGATTGACCGGCTCTGCCGGCAGGGGCTCCGCGTCGTCGTCAAGCTTCAGATGGAAGCCAGAACGCTGGAAGACGCCGCCTCGGCGAACGTCATCGGCGAAATCGCAGGCCGCGAAAAGCCCGAAGAGATTGTCGTCATGGGCGGCCACATCGACTCCTGGGATGTGGGCCAGGGCGCCCACGACGACGCCAGCGGCTGCGCCGCGACGTGGCAGGCAGTGCAGATTGTGAAGTCGCTTGGCCTGCGCCCGCGCCGCACGCTGCGCGTCTGCCTCTGGACGAACGAGGAGAATGGATTGCGCGGCGGGCGCGCTTATCGCGAGTGGGCGGGCGATTCCGTGCGGCGGCACGTGGCAGCCATCGAGATGGACGGCGGGGCTGAGAAACTGCGCGGCTTCGGGCTGACCATTCAGGGGGCGTCGGGCGCTGTGCAGGAGCAGGCCATCGAACGCATGCAGCAGATCGCCGCGCTGATGCGGCCGCTGGGCGCCGTAGAGATGGTGCGCGGCGGCGGCGGCGCCGACATCGGGCCGCTCATGCGCGAAGGCGTCCCGGGCATCGGCCATCTCACCACGGGACGGCGCTACTTCGAGTGGCACCACACAGAGGCCGACACGCTCGACAAGATCGACCGCCGCGAATTCCAGGAGCACGTGGCCGCCCTCGCCGTGCTCGGCTACGTGCTGGCTGACATGGAAGAGCGGCTGGCGGAAGAGGTTCATCCGACGGGAGGCATGAAATGAAACAGATTCTGGCCGTTCTGTTCCTGTGCGCCGCGGCCGCCTGGGGCGCGGACGAGGCGAAGGCTGTCGAGGAGGCGGAGCGCGGCTGGGCGAGAGGCGTGACCACCAACGATTTCGCTCTGCTCGAAAAGGTTCTCGCGCCGGACCTTGTCTACACGCACTCCAACGGGCTGGTCGACTCGCGCGACAGCTACATCGAAAGCCTGCGCAGCGGCAAGAGCCGGTATCTCAAGGTCGAGTACAGCGAGATCAAAGTCCGGCTCCTGACGCCCGACATCGCCACGGCCAACTGCCGCGCGCTGATTGTCAGCATGCAGCAGGGCAAGGAAACGCCCATGAACCTGGCGCTGCTGCACGTCTTCAAGAAGAACGGCGGGCAGTGGCAGATGGTGGCGCACCAGAGCGCGCGTCTGCCGCAGCAGTAGTTCAGCGCAGGCGCAGTTGGCGCACGGCGATGTTGCGGAACTGGATGTAGAGCTCGTCCCGCGTGTGCAGTTGCAGCGCGATGTGGCCCCGCAGCCCCACGCG
This DNA window, taken from Bryobacteraceae bacterium, encodes the following:
- the hemH gene encoding ferrochelatase, giving the protein MPQYDAFLLLSFGGPEKPEDVMPFLERVTRGRNIPRARLEEVAGHYYHFGGRSPINDQCRALISALRPHLDLPIYWGNRNWHPFIEDTMRRMMEDGVERALVFVTSAYSSYSACRQYLEDIERARAAAGPLAPQCDKIRHFHNHPGFIEVNADRLREQLALAGPAPVLFTAHSIPLEMARTSRYVEQLEETARLVAEAAGVSQYRLVYQSRSGPPHQPWLGPDILEALDETRAAGAEAVVVAPIGFISDHMEVLYDLDCEAQQHAAQIGLKMFRAGTAGTHPRFIRMIVELVEERRRDFAWAEPCHQLCCPAPVRIPPASPHASPRTM
- a CDS encoding sodium-independent anion transporter is translated as MPPWIPKSIQCLREYSWKLFAADAVAGVTVGLVALPLGMAFAIASGLKPEAGIYCAIVTGFVIALLGGSRTQVSGPTGAFVVVVAGIVSQYGVNGLYMCTMMAGVLLVIMGLTGLGSAVKFIPRPIVIGFTNGIAVLIASTQIRDFFGLRIREVPGEFLERMEALAAHASTFSPLETAVGAASLVVIVLFTKFLPRVPGTIVALVGSTCAVALLELDVQTVGTRFGGIPAGLPHIHVPEFQPRMVLKLLSPALTVAVLGAIESLLSAVVADRMTRDRHNPNTELFAQGVGNILSPVFGGLPATGAIARTATNIRSGARTPVAAMIHSLTLLAVLLVAAPLAKNIPLAALAAILFVVAYNMGEWREIPDILRLGKRDASVWALTFLLTVFADLTVAVEFGMILAALVFISRVALTTTVSRVTDEYLAEGWRHILQDKHIPPYVAVFRIHGPFLFGSTDKLDVIEEQLDTLPPIVILRLRNMTAIDATGLHALEMLADRLHASGRTLILCGAPWQPSRLLERAEFQRHVGEANICGSIEEALARAATLYEEMRAAKPAES
- a CDS encoding aminopeptidase, which translates into the protein MQRRELFRGAPLLLMVRHARASSLAGYEQTARRIIDAALADNGGWAKLEYFCDRIGHRLSGSKALERAIEWAAGEMRREGLENVATPAVQVPVWVRGEESAWMVEPREARLAMLGLGGSVGTPAEGITAEAVCVENFEELEKLGAEKVRGRVVVYNQPWRGYRDTVVYRSQGASRAARLGARAVLLRSVTPAGLRTPHTGALNYSADAPKIPAAAISIEDALMIDRLCRQGLRVVVKLQMEARTLEDAASANVIGEIAGREKPEEIVVMGGHIDSWDVGQGAHDDASGCAATWQAVQIVKSLGLRPRRTLRVCLWTNEENGLRGGRAYREWAGDSVRRHVAAIEMDGGAEKLRGFGLTIQGASGAVQEQAIERMQQIAALMRPLGAVEMVRGGGGADIGPLMREGVPGIGHLTTGRRYFEWHHTEADTLDKIDRREFQEHVAALAVLGYVLADMEERLAEEVHPTGGMK
- the rpsL gene encoding 30S ribosomal protein S12 — encoded protein: MPTFNQLVRKGRKPPRYKTASPALQACPQKRGVCTRVYTTTPKKPNSALRKVARVRLTNGIEVTTYIPGVGHNLQEHSIVLIRGGRVKDLPGVRYHVIRGALDAAGVSGRMQGRSKYGAKRPKAGAPAKK